The following proteins come from a genomic window of unidentified bacterial endosymbiont:
- the ihfB gene encoding integration host factor subunit beta has protein sequence MTKSELIERLVDQQAHLRGKVVEEAVKELLEHMVSTLASGERIEIRGFGSISLHYRAPRMGRNPKTGEKVALNAKCVPHFKPGRELRDRVNSYA, from the coding sequence GTGACTAAATCTGAATTAATTGAGCGGCTTGTTGATCAACAAGCGCATCTACGCGGAAAGGTGGTTGAAGAGGCTGTTAAAGAGCTGTTAGAGCATATGGTCAGCACTTTAGCTAGCGGAGAGCGTATTGAAATACGTGGTTTTGGCAGTATTTCCTTGCACTACCGCGCACCACGCATGGGTCGAAATCCCAAGACTGGGGAGAAAGTGGCATTAAACGCTAAGTGCGTACCGCATTTTAAGCCAGGCAGAGAGTTACGTGATCGCGTTAATAGCTATGCGTGA